One region of Bombus affinis isolate iyBomAffi1 chromosome 5, iyBomAffi1.2, whole genome shotgun sequence genomic DNA includes:
- the LOC126916293 gene encoding N6-adenosine-methyltransferase non-catalytic subunit gives MLQTLRERSQKRKKLLAQTLGVSSVDELRQILGTDVDDTQKKKLKSVSERSENGVKDLKGETAPTDEIVYKDSSTFLKGTQSSNPHNDYCQHFIDTGQRPQNFIRDVGLADRFEEYPKLRELIKLKDDLIAETATPPMYLKTDLLTYNLKELNCKFDVILIEPPLEEYQRTCGATNVQLWNWDQIMELDIGEVAANRSFVFLWCGSSDGLDMGRFCLRKWGFRRCEDICWIRTNINNPGHSKNLDSKAVLQRTKEHCLMGIKGTVRRSTDGDFIHANVDIDLIISEEPEYGSIEKPVEIFHIIEHFCLGRRRLHLFGRDSTIRPGWLTVGPELTNTNFNADLYTSYFANGQITTGCTERIEALRPKSPPPKGKVAGRGRGGFTRGRGRGR, from the exons ATGCTTCAGACGTTACGCGAACGTTCGCAAAAACGCAAGAAGTTGCTCGCTCAGACG TTAGGTGTTTCGAGCGTAGACGAGTTGCGGCAAATTCTTGGAACGGATGTCGACGATACGCAGAAGAAAAAATTGAAATCGGTATCAGAGAGATCGGAGAACGGAGTGAAAGATTTAAAAGGTGAGACAGCTCCGACCGACGAAATCGTTTACAAAGACTCATCGACGTTTTTAAAG GGAACGCAATCGTCGAATCCGCATAATGACTACTGTCAACATTTCATCGACACGGGTCAACGACCTCAAAATTTCATTAGGGACGTGGGTCTGGCGGACAGATTCGAGGAATACCCGAAACTGCGGGAGTTGATCAAGTTGAAAGACGATTTAATCGCCGAAACCGCAACACCGCCCATGTACCTAAAAACCGATCTGCTTACGTACAATTTGAAGGAACTGAATTGCAAGTTCGATGTAATCTTGATCGAACCCCCTTTGGAAGAGTACCAACGCACCTGCGGTGCTACAAACGTGCAACTTTGGAATTGGGATCAG ATAATGGAATTGGATATCGGCGAAGTGGCGGCCAATCGGAGCTTCGTGTTTCTGTGGTGCGGCAGTAGCGATGGACTAGATATGGGACGTTTCTGTCTTCGGAAATGGGGTTTTAGACGATGCGAAGACATATGTTGGATTCGCACCAACATTAATAACCCGGGGCACAGTAAAAACCTAGATAGCAAGGCCGTACTTCAGAGAACCAAAGAGCACTGCCTAATGGGTATCAAGGGGACCGTCAGACGATCCACGGATGGAGATTTCATTCATGCAAACGTCGATATTGATTTGATCATTTCGGAGGAGCCCGAATATGGTTCTATAGAAAAGCCTGTCGAGATTTTTCATATAATCGAACACTTCTGTCTCGGCAGACGACG ACTGCATTTGTTCGGTCGAGACAGTACTATTCGACCAGGGTGGCTTACTGTGGGCCCTGAGCTAACCAACACGAATTTCAACGCAGACCTCTATACTAGTTATTTTGCCAACGGTCAAATCACCACTGGTTGTACAGAACGTATCGAAGCTCTCAGACCAAAGTCTCCACCGCCAAAGGGGAAAGTCGCCGGTCGAGGTAGAGGCGGTTTCACTCGAGGACGTGGTAGAGGAAGGTAA
- the LOC126916291 gene encoding phosphatidylinositol 3,4,5-trisphosphate 3-phosphatase and dual-specificity protein phosphatase PTEN isoform X2 — protein sequence MLFIDCTSDFVNDCMKIKFTVFMRQWSWAILSFCYQEEAETEIIGTEGGDLKFSQPSMSNTISNMKMTNRIKGMVSKRRRRFTEDGFDLDLTYIRDNLIAMGFPAEKLEGVYRNHIDDVVKLLESRHKDHYKIYNLCSERSYDFKKFKQRVATYAFDDHNPPMLDQIRPFCEDVHEWLSRHQENVAVVHCKAGKGRTGVMVCCYLLHTKQFPTATEALNYYGNKRTHDRKGVTIPSQRRYVDYYATLVQEGLDYQPVTLLLRKIQLDPAPIFHGGQGYLHCVISESKKKIFSSDIVEVRKGMHTVSIPLKHSIALTGDIRVDFFNRPKMKRKEKLFHFWFNTFFVRDYLSPEYDNGELPVERSTRALSCDGATMELPVVMSHMKPRAGSLASLGPMPPTLVLSIDKWGLDDAHKDKHHKVYSADFKVSLFMHRMGGNISQTVSATTNRTGEGIQIGMGGQDTPSESSEADSSECDTTGDTTGDEDGESGNTLHKVGNGENRDPCHSHSQKFKFFYTGESTYL from the exons ATGCTTTTTATTGACTGTACTTCTGATTTTGTCAACGATTGTATGAAGATTAAGTTCACAGTATTTATGCGA CAATGGTCATGGGCAATCTTGTCATTTTGTTATCAAGAAGAAGCGGAGACTGAAATTATTGGAACTGAGGGAGGAGATTTAAAATTCAGTCAGCCAAGTATGTCCAACACTATCAGTAATATGAAGATGACCAACCGTATCAAGGGAATGGTGAGCAAACGTCGTAGGCGTTTCACAGAAGATGGGTTTGACCTTGATCTCACAT ATATAAGAGATAACTTAATAGCAATGGGATTTCCAGCTGAAAAGTTAGAAGGAGTGTACAGGAATCACATAGATGATGTTGTTAAACTGTTGGAATCTAGGCATAAAGATCATTATAAGATTTACAATCT ATGTTCAGAGAGATCTTatgattttaagaaatttaaacaAAGGGTAGCTACATATGCGTTTGATGATCATAATCCACCAATGTTGGATCAAATCAGACCATTTTGCGAAGACGTGCACGAATGGCTTTCTCGTCATCAAGAAAATGTAGCTGTCGTACACTGTAAGGCTGGTAAAGGTCGGACGGGTGTAATGGTGTGTTGTTACCTTCTTCATACTAAACAATTTCCCACTGCCACAGAAGCCCTTAATTACTATGGAAATAAAAGAACACACGATAG GAAGGGGGTAACAATACCTTCACAGAGGAGGTATGTGGATTATTATGCTACTCTTGTACAAGAAGGACTAGATTATCAACCGGTTACATTGTTGTTACGAAAAATACAATTGGATCCAGCACCTATTTTTCATGGAGGTCAAGGAT ATTTGCATTGCGTAATATCTGAAtctaagaaaaaaatatttagctCTGATATAGTAGAAGTACGAAAAGGAATGCACACAGTCAGCATCCCTTTAAAACACAGCATAGCATTGACGGGAGATATACGAGTGGATTTCTTTAATAGACCAAAAATGAAGCGAAAG gaaaaattgtttcatttTTGGTTCAATACATTCTTCGTACGAGACTACTTATCGCCGGAATACGATAATGGAGAGTTACCAGTTGAGCGTTCAACTAGGGCATTGAGTTGCGATGGTGCAACTATGGAATTACCAGTGGTTATGTCGCACATGAAACCCAGAGCCGGATCCTTAGCTAGTCTCGGACCTATGCCACCTACTCTTGTTTTAAGTATAGATAAATGGGGTCTGGATGACGCACACAAGGATAAACATCACAAAGTGTATAGCGCTGATTTTAAA GTTAGCTTATTTATGCATCGGATGGgtggtaatatatcgcaaactGTATCAGCGACAACAAATAGAACAGGAGAGGGTATACAAATAGGAATGGGAGGACAAGATACCCCGAGCGAATCAAGCGAAGCGGATAGCAGTGAATGCGACACAACTGGTGATACGACGGGAGATGAAGATGGGGAATCTG GAAACACCCTGCATAAAGTAGGAAACGGAGAAAACCGAGATCCTTGCCACTCGCATTCGCAGaaatttaaattcttttatacAG GGGAGTCGACCTATTTGTGA
- the LOC126916291 gene encoding phosphatidylinositol 3,4,5-trisphosphate 3-phosphatase and dual-specificity protein phosphatase PTEN isoform X3 yields MLFIDCTSDFVNDCMKIKFTVFMRQWSWAILSFCYQEEAETEIIGTEGGDLKFSQPSMSNTISNMKMTNRIKGMVSKRRRRFTEDGFDLDLTYIRDNLIAMGFPAEKLEGVYRNHIDDVVKLLESRHKDHYKIYNLCSERSYDFKKFKQRVATYAFDDHNPPMLDQIRPFCEDVHEWLSRHQENVAVVHCKAGKGRTGVMVCCYLLHTKQFPTATEALNYYGNKRTHDRKGVTIPSQRRYVDYYATLVQEGLDYQPVTLLLRKIQLDPAPIFHGGQGYLHCVISESKKKIFSSDIVEVRKGMHTVSIPLKHSIALTGDIRVDFFNRPKMKRKEKLFHFWFNTFFVRDYLSPEYDNGELPVERSTRALSCDGATMELPVVMSHMKPRAGSLASLGPMPPTLVLSIDKWGLDDAHKDKHHKVYSADFKVSLFMHRMGGNISQTVSATTNRTGEGIQIGMGGQDTPSESSEADSSECDTTGDTTGDEDGESVDMDQRVGRYRLLSDGGMIDVL; encoded by the exons ATGCTTTTTATTGACTGTACTTCTGATTTTGTCAACGATTGTATGAAGATTAAGTTCACAGTATTTATGCGA CAATGGTCATGGGCAATCTTGTCATTTTGTTATCAAGAAGAAGCGGAGACTGAAATTATTGGAACTGAGGGAGGAGATTTAAAATTCAGTCAGCCAAGTATGTCCAACACTATCAGTAATATGAAGATGACCAACCGTATCAAGGGAATGGTGAGCAAACGTCGTAGGCGTTTCACAGAAGATGGGTTTGACCTTGATCTCACAT ATATAAGAGATAACTTAATAGCAATGGGATTTCCAGCTGAAAAGTTAGAAGGAGTGTACAGGAATCACATAGATGATGTTGTTAAACTGTTGGAATCTAGGCATAAAGATCATTATAAGATTTACAATCT ATGTTCAGAGAGATCTTatgattttaagaaatttaaacaAAGGGTAGCTACATATGCGTTTGATGATCATAATCCACCAATGTTGGATCAAATCAGACCATTTTGCGAAGACGTGCACGAATGGCTTTCTCGTCATCAAGAAAATGTAGCTGTCGTACACTGTAAGGCTGGTAAAGGTCGGACGGGTGTAATGGTGTGTTGTTACCTTCTTCATACTAAACAATTTCCCACTGCCACAGAAGCCCTTAATTACTATGGAAATAAAAGAACACACGATAG GAAGGGGGTAACAATACCTTCACAGAGGAGGTATGTGGATTATTATGCTACTCTTGTACAAGAAGGACTAGATTATCAACCGGTTACATTGTTGTTACGAAAAATACAATTGGATCCAGCACCTATTTTTCATGGAGGTCAAGGAT ATTTGCATTGCGTAATATCTGAAtctaagaaaaaaatatttagctCTGATATAGTAGAAGTACGAAAAGGAATGCACACAGTCAGCATCCCTTTAAAACACAGCATAGCATTGACGGGAGATATACGAGTGGATTTCTTTAATAGACCAAAAATGAAGCGAAAG gaaaaattgtttcatttTTGGTTCAATACATTCTTCGTACGAGACTACTTATCGCCGGAATACGATAATGGAGAGTTACCAGTTGAGCGTTCAACTAGGGCATTGAGTTGCGATGGTGCAACTATGGAATTACCAGTGGTTATGTCGCACATGAAACCCAGAGCCGGATCCTTAGCTAGTCTCGGACCTATGCCACCTACTCTTGTTTTAAGTATAGATAAATGGGGTCTGGATGACGCACACAAGGATAAACATCACAAAGTGTATAGCGCTGATTTTAAA GTTAGCTTATTTATGCATCGGATGGgtggtaatatatcgcaaactGTATCAGCGACAACAAATAGAACAGGAGAGGGTATACAAATAGGAATGGGAGGACAAGATACCCCGAGCGAATCAAGCGAAGCGGATAGCAGTGAATGCGACACAACTGGTGATACGACGGGAGATGAAGATGGGGAATCTG TGGACATGGACCAGCGTGTTGGACGATACCGCCTTCTATCAGACGGAGGAATGATAGATGTTTTGTGA
- the LOC126916291 gene encoding phosphatidylinositol 3,4,5-trisphosphate 3-phosphatase and dual-specificity protein phosphatase PTEN isoform X4, whose translation MSNTISNMKMTNRIKGMVSKRRRRFTEDGFDLDLTYIRDNLIAMGFPAEKLEGVYRNHIDDVVKLLESRHKDHYKIYNLCSERSYDFKKFKQRVATYAFDDHNPPMLDQIRPFCEDVHEWLSRHQENVAVVHCKAGKGRTGVMVCCYLLHTKQFPTATEALNYYGNKRTHDRKGVTIPSQRRYVDYYATLVQEGLDYQPVTLLLRKIQLDPAPIFHGGQGYLHCVISESKKKIFSSDIVEVRKGMHTVSIPLKHSIALTGDIRVDFFNRPKMKRKEKLFHFWFNTFFVRDYLSPEYDNGELPVERSTRALSCDGATMELPVVMSHMKPRAGSLASLGPMPPTLVLSIDKWGLDDAHKDKHHKVYSADFKVSLFMHRMGGNISQTVSATTNRTGEGIQIGMGGQDTPSESSEADSSECDTTGDTTGDEDGESGESSASLVVNHHPLTHSSSRTHVSIHQRASLRETAKGLLSHGDKSRSSHRQNTGNVKRSSALIRSATLDT comes from the exons ATGTCCAACACTATCAGTAATATGAAGATGACCAACCGTATCAAGGGAATGGTGAGCAAACGTCGTAGGCGTTTCACAGAAGATGGGTTTGACCTTGATCTCACAT ATATAAGAGATAACTTAATAGCAATGGGATTTCCAGCTGAAAAGTTAGAAGGAGTGTACAGGAATCACATAGATGATGTTGTTAAACTGTTGGAATCTAGGCATAAAGATCATTATAAGATTTACAATCT ATGTTCAGAGAGATCTTatgattttaagaaatttaaacaAAGGGTAGCTACATATGCGTTTGATGATCATAATCCACCAATGTTGGATCAAATCAGACCATTTTGCGAAGACGTGCACGAATGGCTTTCTCGTCATCAAGAAAATGTAGCTGTCGTACACTGTAAGGCTGGTAAAGGTCGGACGGGTGTAATGGTGTGTTGTTACCTTCTTCATACTAAACAATTTCCCACTGCCACAGAAGCCCTTAATTACTATGGAAATAAAAGAACACACGATAG GAAGGGGGTAACAATACCTTCACAGAGGAGGTATGTGGATTATTATGCTACTCTTGTACAAGAAGGACTAGATTATCAACCGGTTACATTGTTGTTACGAAAAATACAATTGGATCCAGCACCTATTTTTCATGGAGGTCAAGGAT ATTTGCATTGCGTAATATCTGAAtctaagaaaaaaatatttagctCTGATATAGTAGAAGTACGAAAAGGAATGCACACAGTCAGCATCCCTTTAAAACACAGCATAGCATTGACGGGAGATATACGAGTGGATTTCTTTAATAGACCAAAAATGAAGCGAAAG gaaaaattgtttcatttTTGGTTCAATACATTCTTCGTACGAGACTACTTATCGCCGGAATACGATAATGGAGAGTTACCAGTTGAGCGTTCAACTAGGGCATTGAGTTGCGATGGTGCAACTATGGAATTACCAGTGGTTATGTCGCACATGAAACCCAGAGCCGGATCCTTAGCTAGTCTCGGACCTATGCCACCTACTCTTGTTTTAAGTATAGATAAATGGGGTCTGGATGACGCACACAAGGATAAACATCACAAAGTGTATAGCGCTGATTTTAAA GTTAGCTTATTTATGCATCGGATGGgtggtaatatatcgcaaactGTATCAGCGACAACAAATAGAACAGGAGAGGGTATACAAATAGGAATGGGAGGACAAGATACCCCGAGCGAATCAAGCGAAGCGGATAGCAGTGAATGCGACACAACTGGTGATACGACGGGAGATGAAGATGGGGAATCTGGTGAGTCTTCTGCATCTCTGGTGGTGAATCACCACCCTCTTACACACAGCAGTAGCCGTACACACGTTAGTATCCACCAAAGAGCTAGTCTCAGAGAAACTGCAAAAGGTTTACTCTCGCATGGGGATAAAAGTAGAAGTAGTCATCGGCAAAACACTGGCAATGTGAAACGTTCTTCGGCTCTCATACGTTCGGCCACGTTAGacacataa
- the LOC126916291 gene encoding phosphatidylinositol 3,4,5-trisphosphate 3-phosphatase and dual-specificity protein phosphatase PTEN isoform X1 — MLFIDCTSDFVNDCMKIKFTVFMRQWSWAILSFCYQEEAETEIIGTEGGDLKFSQPSMSNTISNMKMTNRIKGMVSKRRRRFTEDGFDLDLTYIRDNLIAMGFPAEKLEGVYRNHIDDVVKLLESRHKDHYKIYNLCSERSYDFKKFKQRVATYAFDDHNPPMLDQIRPFCEDVHEWLSRHQENVAVVHCKAGKGRTGVMVCCYLLHTKQFPTATEALNYYGNKRTHDRKGVTIPSQRRYVDYYATLVQEGLDYQPVTLLLRKIQLDPAPIFHGGQGYLHCVISESKKKIFSSDIVEVRKGMHTVSIPLKHSIALTGDIRVDFFNRPKMKRKEKLFHFWFNTFFVRDYLSPEYDNGELPVERSTRALSCDGATMELPVVMSHMKPRAGSLASLGPMPPTLVLSIDKWGLDDAHKDKHHKVYSADFKVSLFMHRMGGNISQTVSATTNRTGEGIQIGMGGQDTPSESSEADSSECDTTGDTTGDEDGESGESSASLVVNHHPLTHSSSRTHVSIHQRASLRETAKGLLSHGDKSRSSHRQNTGNVKRSSALIRSATLDT, encoded by the exons ATGCTTTTTATTGACTGTACTTCTGATTTTGTCAACGATTGTATGAAGATTAAGTTCACAGTATTTATGCGA CAATGGTCATGGGCAATCTTGTCATTTTGTTATCAAGAAGAAGCGGAGACTGAAATTATTGGAACTGAGGGAGGAGATTTAAAATTCAGTCAGCCAAGTATGTCCAACACTATCAGTAATATGAAGATGACCAACCGTATCAAGGGAATGGTGAGCAAACGTCGTAGGCGTTTCACAGAAGATGGGTTTGACCTTGATCTCACAT ATATAAGAGATAACTTAATAGCAATGGGATTTCCAGCTGAAAAGTTAGAAGGAGTGTACAGGAATCACATAGATGATGTTGTTAAACTGTTGGAATCTAGGCATAAAGATCATTATAAGATTTACAATCT ATGTTCAGAGAGATCTTatgattttaagaaatttaaacaAAGGGTAGCTACATATGCGTTTGATGATCATAATCCACCAATGTTGGATCAAATCAGACCATTTTGCGAAGACGTGCACGAATGGCTTTCTCGTCATCAAGAAAATGTAGCTGTCGTACACTGTAAGGCTGGTAAAGGTCGGACGGGTGTAATGGTGTGTTGTTACCTTCTTCATACTAAACAATTTCCCACTGCCACAGAAGCCCTTAATTACTATGGAAATAAAAGAACACACGATAG GAAGGGGGTAACAATACCTTCACAGAGGAGGTATGTGGATTATTATGCTACTCTTGTACAAGAAGGACTAGATTATCAACCGGTTACATTGTTGTTACGAAAAATACAATTGGATCCAGCACCTATTTTTCATGGAGGTCAAGGAT ATTTGCATTGCGTAATATCTGAAtctaagaaaaaaatatttagctCTGATATAGTAGAAGTACGAAAAGGAATGCACACAGTCAGCATCCCTTTAAAACACAGCATAGCATTGACGGGAGATATACGAGTGGATTTCTTTAATAGACCAAAAATGAAGCGAAAG gaaaaattgtttcatttTTGGTTCAATACATTCTTCGTACGAGACTACTTATCGCCGGAATACGATAATGGAGAGTTACCAGTTGAGCGTTCAACTAGGGCATTGAGTTGCGATGGTGCAACTATGGAATTACCAGTGGTTATGTCGCACATGAAACCCAGAGCCGGATCCTTAGCTAGTCTCGGACCTATGCCACCTACTCTTGTTTTAAGTATAGATAAATGGGGTCTGGATGACGCACACAAGGATAAACATCACAAAGTGTATAGCGCTGATTTTAAA GTTAGCTTATTTATGCATCGGATGGgtggtaatatatcgcaaactGTATCAGCGACAACAAATAGAACAGGAGAGGGTATACAAATAGGAATGGGAGGACAAGATACCCCGAGCGAATCAAGCGAAGCGGATAGCAGTGAATGCGACACAACTGGTGATACGACGGGAGATGAAGATGGGGAATCTGGTGAGTCTTCTGCATCTCTGGTGGTGAATCACCACCCTCTTACACACAGCAGTAGCCGTACACACGTTAGTATCCACCAAAGAGCTAGTCTCAGAGAAACTGCAAAAGGTTTACTCTCGCATGGGGATAAAAGTAGAAGTAGTCATCGGCAAAACACTGGCAATGTGAAACGTTCTTCGGCTCTCATACGTTCGGCCACGTTAGacacataa
- the LOC126916294 gene encoding outer mitochondrial transmembrane helix translocase yields MNIADGYTRSEVFVLVARISFIAAFGFFSMKWIMNQLDPTNNAKKKARKKAQEQLRKLAKTDNLLWTIDMDQLTDYEMMIANHIVDPKDIRVSWENIAGLEHVIQELKETVILPIQRKELFEDSQLTQAPKGVLLHGPPGCGKTMIAKATAKETKTCFINLDVSILTDKWYGESQKLTAAVFSLAVKLQPCIIFIDEIDSFLRARNSQDHEATAMMKAQFMSLWDGLITDPSCTVIIMGATNRPQDLDRAILRRMPATFHIGLPNEQQRMQLLKLILDHEPVAENMDIAKLAQITEGFSGSDLQELCRNASIYRVRDYLRTHTQEVSTSSTDGEEYHDAVRPITMEDLLTSYKKIKTSKIHTGTLSALKSDID; encoded by the exons ATGAATATTGCGGATGGATACACGCGATCGGAAGTATTTGTACTTGTGGCAAGAATATCGTTTATTGCGGCTTTTGGATTTTTCAGTATGAAATGGATTATGAATCAGCTTGATCCTACAAACAATGCAAAGAAAAAAGCCAGAAAAAAG GCACAAGAACAGTTACGAAAATTGGCCAAAACTGATAACTTACTGTGGACAATAGATATGGATCAGTTGACAGATTATGAAATGATGATAGCTAATCATATAGTAGATCCTAAAGATATTCGAGTTTCATGGGAAAATATTGCAGGCCTTGAACATGTTATACAAGAACTCAAGGAAACTGTAATACTGCCTATACAAAGAAAGGAATTATTTGAAGACTCTCAATTAACACAAGCACCAAAG GGTGTGTTGTTGCATGGGCCTCCAGGTTGTGGTAAAACAATGATTGCCAAAGCAACTGCTAAAGAGACCAAAACATGTTTTATTAATTTAGATGTAAGCATTCTAACTGATAAATGGTATGGTGAAAGTCAAAAATTAACTGCAGCTGTATTTTCATTAGCTGTGAAACTTCAACCATGTATAATCTTTATTGATGAGATAG ATTCATTTTTAAGAGCACGTAATTCACAAGATCATGAAGCAACGGCAATGATGAAGGCACAATTTATGTCTCTTTGGGATGGATTAATTACAGATCCTTCTTGCACAGTTATAATAATGGGTGCTACTAATAGACCACAAGATTTAGACAGAGCTATTCTTAGACGTATGCCTGCTACTTTCCACATTGGTTTGCca AATGAACAACAACGAATGCAACTTCTGAAATTGATCTTAGATCATGAACCAGTAGCTGAAAATATGGATATAGCAAAACTGGCGCAAATAACAGAAGGCTTTTCTGGATCAGATTTGCAAGAACTTTGCAGAAATGCGTCTATTTATCGTGTTCGAGATTATTTGCGAACTCATACACA AGAAGTAAGTACTAGCAGTACTGACGGTGAGGAATATCATGATGCAGTACGACCTATAACAATGGAAGATCTTCTCACATcgtacaaaaaaataaaaacatctAAAATACATACGGGTACTCTTAGTGCTCTTAAATCTGATATAGACTAA
- the LOC126916302 gene encoding uncharacterized protein LOC126916302 isoform X1: protein MLILTNAHEQVTILSKISQNDCGKCDRTQAIRCYQCSSDTDPKGEDLCGAYEKFDKDKNIAVDCNSEESYMPGTFCVKITRQSPRGFIWDGRWRQVIRRCSSVASTGVTGVCNWGVYENGVYWEECSCSENSCNTASTLSSFSIIILLSLTISIIIFSLR from the exons ATGCTTATACTAACCAACGCCCATGAACAAGTAACTATTCTTTCAAAAATATCTCAAAATGATTGTGGAAAATGTGATC gcACTCAAGCGATTCGTTGTTATCAATGTAGTAGTGACACTGACCCTAAAGGCGAAGATTTGTGTGGAGCGTATgaaaaatttgataaagacaAAAATATCGCTGTAGATTGTAACAGCGAAGAGTCATACATGCCTGGCACCTTCTGTGTTAAAATAACGCGTCAGAGCCCTCGTGGTTTTATTT GGGACGGTAGATGGCGACAAGTGATCCGTCGATGTTCTTCCGTTGCCAGTACCGGAGTCACGGGTGTTTGTAACTGGGGAGTGTATGAAAATGGTGTATATTGGGAAGAATGTTCCTGTTCTGAAAATTCTTGCAATACGGCATCAACTTTATCGTCATTTTCAATAATCATTTTATTGAGTCTTACTATTTCGATTATTATATTCTCTTTAAGATGA
- the LOC126916302 gene encoding uncharacterized protein LOC126916302 isoform X2: MIVENVIVSVNLLLLFSVVGTQAIRCYQCSSDTDPKGEDLCGAYEKFDKDKNIAVDCNSEESYMPGTFCVKITRQSPRGFIWDGRWRQVIRRCSSVASTGVTGVCNWGVYENGVYWEECSCSENSCNTASTLSSFSIIILLSLTISIIIFSLR; the protein is encoded by the exons ATGATTGTGGAAAATGTGATCGTGAGTGTTAATTTGTTACTTTTATTCTCAGTGGTAG gcACTCAAGCGATTCGTTGTTATCAATGTAGTAGTGACACTGACCCTAAAGGCGAAGATTTGTGTGGAGCGTATgaaaaatttgataaagacaAAAATATCGCTGTAGATTGTAACAGCGAAGAGTCATACATGCCTGGCACCTTCTGTGTTAAAATAACGCGTCAGAGCCCTCGTGGTTTTATTT GGGACGGTAGATGGCGACAAGTGATCCGTCGATGTTCTTCCGTTGCCAGTACCGGAGTCACGGGTGTTTGTAACTGGGGAGTGTATGAAAATGGTGTATATTGGGAAGAATGTTCCTGTTCTGAAAATTCTTGCAATACGGCATCAACTTTATCGTCATTTTCAATAATCATTTTATTGAGTCTTACTATTTCGATTATTATATTCTCTTTAAGATGA